In a single window of the Bacillus clarus genome:
- a CDS encoding cysteine dioxygenase family protein — MLTCNGSETFQKFIKNVTTIMDSKLYEEQIVCSIEKLLEELLEKKTWLPLEKQAANTSQYARHLLYQDPLGRFEVLALVWNDGQATPLHDHDGTWGVEGVFSGRIRVQNFLQTKHLGNSLVHLKHTNNLYLGEGETDKVIPPADCHILEIERNEGVVTIHVYGKKLEKFKVFIPTEENNVYMYETKYINYSSL, encoded by the coding sequence ATGTTAACATGCAACGGAAGTGAAACCTTTCAAAAGTTTATAAAAAATGTAACAACGATAATGGATAGTAAGTTATATGAAGAACAAATCGTTTGTAGTATTGAAAAGCTGTTGGAAGAGCTTTTAGAGAAAAAGACATGGCTCCCGTTAGAAAAACAAGCAGCAAACACTTCTCAATATGCACGCCACTTATTGTATCAAGATCCATTAGGACGCTTTGAAGTGCTCGCCCTCGTTTGGAACGATGGACAGGCAACACCTTTGCATGATCACGATGGTACGTGGGGAGTAGAAGGTGTCTTCTCAGGAAGAATACGAGTACAAAATTTTTTACAAACAAAACACTTAGGAAATTCTCTTGTTCATTTAAAACATACAAATAATCTTTATTTAGGAGAAGGAGAAACAGATAAAGTAATTCCTCCGGCAGATTGTCATATCCTTGAAATAGAAAGAAATGAAGGCGTTGTCACGATTCATGTTTACGGGAAGAAATTAGAAAAATTTAAAGTTTTTATACCGACTGAAGAAAATAACGTATATATGTATGAGACGAAGTACATTAACTATAGTTCATTATAA
- a CDS encoding DUF1540 domain-containing protein, whose translation MAQDVLCEVNNCKFWGNGNKCNADAIYVVSHKGNHASTTEETDCKTFVPEV comes from the coding sequence ATGGCACAAGATGTTTTATGTGAAGTAAACAACTGTAAATTCTGGGGTAACGGAAATAAATGTAATGCGGATGCTATTTATGTAGTAAGTCATAAAGGTAACCACGCATCTACAACAGAAGAAACGGATTGCAAAACTTTCGTACCGGAAGTATAA
- a CDS encoding DUF3959 family protein, whose translation MKKLDVLLMVLSGLFPVAGIMKQTPLELSLFIGGLLFFTSFGSYFAKKMYSRICSWIAYASFTTLLLVIWNQYVTTSSVIANVKIAACVALIPCVFRFRTYGLTVGLLSLWGALLWDIKQIQSLAVLERIMNIMTTQRFYLLLLIGGMILGGLLAMALHRKDSNEKQENTNLFKQKKKRIKPTFKIRIPRLPKFKVKRVKFGRKPSKQKAPETYERNYVEQEQVHHKLQPEQHHHEVEIVQGQTRMERRRNRNA comes from the coding sequence GTGAAGAAACTTGATGTACTTTTAATGGTGCTCAGCGGCCTCTTCCCAGTTGCGGGGATTATGAAACAAACCCCTCTAGAATTATCATTGTTTATCGGAGGGTTATTATTTTTCACTAGTTTTGGTAGCTATTTTGCGAAAAAGATGTATTCGCGTATATGTAGTTGGATTGCTTATGCATCTTTTACAACATTATTGTTAGTAATCTGGAATCAATACGTTACAACAAGTTCGGTAATAGCGAATGTGAAAATTGCAGCATGTGTTGCTTTGATTCCGTGTGTATTTCGATTCCGTACATATGGGCTAACAGTGGGATTACTCTCATTATGGGGAGCTTTATTATGGGATATAAAACAAATTCAGTCGCTAGCCGTTCTTGAACGAATCATGAATATAATGACGACACAACGTTTTTATCTTCTCCTATTAATAGGAGGAATGATACTTGGTGGATTACTCGCAATGGCACTACATCGTAAAGATAGTAATGAAAAACAAGAAAATACGAATCTATTTAAACAAAAAAAGAAACGTATCAAGCCGACATTTAAAATTCGTATTCCAAGATTGCCAAAATTTAAAGTGAAGAGGGTTAAATTTGGCAGGAAACCATCAAAACAAAAAGCACCAGAAACGTATGAACGAAATTATGTTGAACAAGAGCAGGTGCATCATAAGCTGCAGCCTGAGCAACACCATCATGAAGTAGAAATAGTGCAAGGACAAACGAGAATGGAACGCCGGAGAAATAGGAACGCATAA
- a CDS encoding PAS domain-containing sensor histidine kinase → MNARLMELIDVNTIETMAEQFYKLTNISHQLLDAEKECMFSFGMNQEKNSKLPKIEVPLFLNDQYFGSFIARPRKEEIFNCQKYFEMLSNLIVDTAIDKLQNKNKHLLSQKEEELHMILQNMPVMVDALDYNGDFVLWNRECEIVTGYKAKEIIGNPKALQLLYPDDTYRHQIQEKFSMRGKNFRDWEMNLTCKNGEKKTIMWSNISEQFPVSGFSYWAVGVDITHLKTIEEQLKQRTSELELIFKALPDLCFLTEDDGTIIDYKAGSPAKFYVPAESFMGKKFYEVLPSPVAQQFREAIHQMRQKDSNVIVEYPLKIKGSISFFEARCLPLLQDKIMIIVRDITERKKTEELLNKSDTLAAIGQLAAGVAHEVRNPLTVIKGFIQLFQINQENQEKYFDLMLSEIERIEAILHEFLSIAKTDDIPTEKKNLYLIFKNVVSLLNTKAIMTNIQIELLADSKEIIIECCENQLKQVFINILQNSIEAMPNGGKISIHIKETEGEGIIIDVVDEGIGIPEERIKRLGEPFYSTKEKGTGIGLMLSYKIVESHQGRIGIMSEVGVGTSVTIHLPKFQSEQIASKNEDRFVTIRSIASS, encoded by the coding sequence ATGAATGCTCGGCTAATGGAACTCATTGATGTGAATACAATAGAAACCATGGCAGAACAATTTTATAAATTGACAAATATATCACATCAACTTCTTGATGCTGAAAAAGAATGCATGTTTTCATTCGGGATGAATCAAGAAAAAAATAGTAAACTTCCAAAGATTGAAGTTCCTCTTTTCTTAAATGATCAATATTTTGGTTCTTTTATTGCACGGCCTAGGAAAGAGGAAATCTTCAACTGTCAAAAATACTTCGAAATGCTTTCAAACCTTATTGTAGATACGGCTATAGATAAACTTCAAAATAAAAATAAACATTTACTTTCTCAAAAAGAAGAAGAATTACATATGATTTTACAAAATATGCCTGTAATGGTGGATGCTTTAGATTATAATGGGGATTTTGTTTTGTGGAATCGTGAATGTGAAATTGTAACAGGGTACAAGGCAAAAGAAATTATCGGAAATCCGAAGGCGCTTCAATTATTATATCCTGACGATACATATCGTCACCAAATACAAGAGAAATTTTCAATGCGTGGAAAGAACTTTAGAGATTGGGAAATGAATTTAACATGTAAAAATGGCGAGAAAAAAACGATTATGTGGTCAAATATATCAGAACAGTTTCCTGTATCGGGGTTTAGCTATTGGGCTGTCGGTGTTGATATTACACATTTAAAAACAATAGAAGAACAATTAAAGCAACGAACTTCAGAATTAGAACTTATTTTTAAAGCTTTACCTGATTTATGTTTTTTAACAGAAGATGATGGAACAATTATAGACTACAAAGCCGGATCTCCCGCAAAATTTTATGTGCCTGCAGAATCTTTCATGGGGAAAAAGTTTTATGAGGTGTTACCTTCACCAGTAGCGCAGCAATTTCGCGAAGCAATTCATCAAATGAGGCAAAAAGATTCGAATGTAATCGTAGAATATCCGCTTAAAATTAAAGGCAGTATTAGTTTCTTTGAAGCAAGGTGCTTGCCATTGTTACAAGATAAAATTATGATAATTGTTCGTGATATTACAGAACGGAAAAAGACAGAAGAATTACTAAATAAATCGGATACACTTGCAGCAATTGGACAATTAGCAGCTGGAGTAGCTCATGAAGTTAGAAATCCTTTAACAGTAATAAAAGGGTTTATTCAGTTGTTTCAAATCAATCAAGAAAATCAAGAAAAATATTTTGACCTAATGCTTTCAGAGATTGAAAGAATCGAAGCAATTCTTCATGAATTTTTATCGATTGCCAAAACGGATGATATTCCTACTGAAAAGAAAAATCTTTATCTTATATTTAAAAATGTCGTCTCATTACTAAATACGAAAGCAATTATGACGAATATCCAAATTGAATTGCTTGCAGATTCAAAAGAGATAATAATTGAATGCTGTGAAAATCAGTTAAAACAAGTATTTATTAATATTTTGCAAAATTCAATAGAAGCGATGCCAAATGGCGGGAAAATTTCAATTCATATTAAAGAAACAGAGGGCGAAGGGATTATTATAGACGTAGTAGATGAAGGAATAGGGATTCCGGAAGAAAGAATTAAAAGACTGGGGGAACCTTTTTATAGCACAAAAGAAAAAGGGACTGGCATAGGATTAATGTTAAGCTATAAAATTGTTGAGAGCCATCAAGGCCGGATTGGTATTATGAGTGAAGTTGGTGTTGGGACTTCTGTAACAATTCATTTACCAAAATTTCAGAGTGAACAAATTGCTTCTAAAAATGAGGATAGATTTGTAACGATTCGCTCGATAGCTAGTTCATAG
- a CDS encoding DUF3995 domain-containing protein: MFITTTISVCILFCISLLHVYWAFGGKWGTNAVIPTESGVKTFTPHAGMTLLIALLLSMAAVLLLLQTNIISISVPNVIIQIGYWICMSVFAMRVIGEFNYFGIFKRKKGTYFAKMDTVLYIPLCAFLSLSFLLANT; this comes from the coding sequence ATGTTTATCACCACCACCATCTCAGTATGTATTTTATTCTGTATTAGCCTTTTACACGTATACTGGGCATTTGGAGGAAAGTGGGGGACAAATGCCGTTATTCCAACTGAATCTGGAGTGAAGACGTTTACACCCCATGCTGGAATGACGTTATTGATTGCGCTTCTGTTAAGTATGGCTGCGGTACTTTTGTTATTACAAACAAATATCATTTCTATATCCGTTCCTAATGTCATTATTCAAATAGGTTATTGGATTTGTATGTCCGTTTTTGCCATGAGAGTCATAGGTGAGTTTAACTATTTTGGTATTTTCAAACGAAAAAAGGGTACGTATTTTGCTAAAATGGATACGGTTTTATATATCCCTCTTTGTGCTTTTTTATCCCTCTCATTTTTATTAGCCAATACTTAA
- a CDS encoding MFS transporter — MSTNVEMKQNSGVSQVLKNRFVQGILASALFLQIGIWVRNFAVLLYVMEMTKGDAFAISMISVAEFAPIFIFSFIGGTFADRWKPKRTMIWCETLSALSVFVVLITLMFGTWKVVFFVTLISAILSQFSQPSGMKLFKQHLSTEQIQLAMSIYQTIFAIFMVLGPILGTFVFQSFGIYISIIATGIFFLLAAIVLLFLPKDIENEVEKKEISLFQEMIDGIKYVKAKKALTLLGLCFMAAGLGIGLIQPLGIFIVTEQLELSKESLQWLLTVNGAGMIVGGALAMVFAKNVAPQKMLIVGMLGQAIGIGVIGLSTNLWMTLIAQFFSGLALPCIQIGINTLIIQNSDTDFIGRVNGILSPLFTGSMVVTMSISGSLKELFSLSTMYEGTALLFIIGLLFILPIYNLKPIIAVENEIKNESGAIQQES, encoded by the coding sequence ATGTCAACAAATGTAGAAATGAAACAAAATAGTGGTGTATCACAAGTATTAAAAAATCGATTTGTGCAAGGAATTCTTGCGTCAGCACTATTTTTACAAATCGGAATATGGGTACGGAATTTTGCAGTGTTACTTTATGTGATGGAAATGACAAAAGGTGATGCATTTGCTATTTCAATGATTTCCGTTGCTGAATTTGCGCCAATCTTTATTTTTTCATTTATTGGTGGGACTTTTGCAGATAGGTGGAAACCGAAGAGGACGATGATATGGTGTGAAACTTTAAGTGCTTTATCAGTGTTTGTGGTATTAATTACTCTTATGTTTGGTACGTGGAAAGTAGTGTTTTTTGTGACTCTCATTTCGGCTATTCTTTCACAGTTTTCACAACCATCTGGAATGAAATTATTTAAACAACATTTATCAACAGAGCAAATTCAGTTAGCGATGTCAATATATCAAACGATTTTTGCAATATTTATGGTACTAGGACCAATCCTTGGTACATTTGTATTTCAAAGCTTCGGCATTTATATTTCTATTATTGCAACTGGCATTTTCTTTTTACTTGCAGCGATCGTATTATTATTCCTTCCAAAGGATATTGAGAACGAAGTAGAAAAGAAAGAAATTAGTTTATTCCAAGAAATGATAGATGGAATTAAATATGTGAAGGCGAAAAAGGCGTTAACATTACTAGGACTTTGTTTTATGGCAGCGGGACTCGGGATAGGTTTGATTCAACCACTTGGAATCTTTATCGTGACAGAACAATTAGAATTATCGAAGGAAAGCTTACAGTGGTTGTTAACTGTAAATGGTGCAGGTATGATTGTCGGCGGAGCGTTAGCAATGGTATTCGCAAAAAATGTTGCACCGCAAAAGATGCTAATTGTAGGGATGCTTGGTCAGGCTATCGGTATTGGTGTTATAGGCCTCTCTACAAATTTATGGATGACACTTATTGCTCAATTTTTTAGTGGTTTAGCGCTTCCTTGTATTCAAATTGGAATTAATACGCTTATTATTCAAAACAGTGACACGGATTTTATTGGTCGAGTAAATGGGATTTTAAGTCCATTATTTACAGGTTCTATGGTAGTAACAATGAGTATATCAGGTTCACTGAAAGAATTGTTTTCACTTAGCACGATGTATGAAGGAACAGCTTTACTATTTATTATCGGATTATTATTTATTTTGCCGATATATAATTTGAAGCCCATCATAGCAGTTGAAAATGAAATAAAGAACGAAAGTGGTGCTATTCAACAGGAATCCTAG
- a CDS encoding cytochrome P450 family protein, which yields MSIKNKVGRKIEDGMDLASAEFKEDAYEIYKESRKAQPILFVYKGELGTEWLITRYEDALPLLKDNRLKKDPVNVFSQDNMQLFLSVENSDHLTTHMLNSDPPNHGRLRSLVQKAFTPKMISQLEGRIQRIADTLLDNVQQKGSLNLVNDYAFPLPINVISEMLGIPKEDQEKFRIWSHAVIDSPETPEEIKATEMKLSEFITYLQYLVDVKRKESKDDLVSALIQAESEGHKLSARELYSMIMLLIVAGHETTVNLIANTVLALLEHPDQLQLLKEKPNLIDSAIEEGLRYYSPVEVTTARWAAEPFEIHDQKIQKGDMVIISLASANRDENVFENPEEFNITRENNRHIAFGHGSHFCLGAPLARLEAKIAISTLLKRMPTLQIKGGREKIKWQGNYLMRSLEELPLTF from the coding sequence ATGTCTATAAAAAACAAGGTTGGTCGAAAAATAGAAGATGGTATGGATTTAGCTTCTGCCGAATTTAAAGAAGATGCTTATGAAATTTATAAAGAATCAAGAAAAGCGCAACCTATTTTATTTGTTTATAAAGGGGAACTCGGTACAGAATGGCTCATTACAAGATATGAAGATGCCCTGCCACTTTTAAAAGATAATCGTTTAAAAAAGGATCCAGTAAATGTATTTTCTCAAGACAATATGCAATTATTTCTTTCTGTAGAAAATAGTGATCATTTAACAACTCATATGTTAAATTCAGATCCACCTAATCATGGTCGGTTACGATCACTTGTCCAAAAAGCATTTACACCAAAGATGATTTCACAGTTAGAGGGAAGAATTCAGCGCATTGCCGATACTTTATTAGATAATGTCCAGCAGAAAGGCTCTCTAAATCTTGTGAATGATTATGCGTTCCCTCTACCAATTAATGTGATTAGTGAAATGCTTGGTATTCCAAAGGAAGATCAAGAGAAATTTAGAATTTGGTCTCATGCGGTAATTGATTCACCTGAGACGCCAGAAGAAATAAAGGCTACGGAAATGAAGTTATCTGAATTCATTACATATCTACAGTATTTAGTCGATGTAAAACGAAAAGAATCGAAAGATGATTTAGTCAGTGCTTTAATACAAGCAGAAAGTGAAGGACATAAACTTAGTGCACGAGAGCTGTATTCAATGATTATGTTACTTATTGTAGCCGGACATGAAACGACTGTGAATTTAATTGCAAATACAGTATTAGCGCTACTTGAACATCCAGATCAACTACAATTGTTAAAAGAAAAGCCAAACCTAATTGATTCAGCAATTGAGGAAGGGTTACGTTATTACTCTCCAGTCGAAGTGACAACAGCAAGATGGGCAGCTGAACCTTTTGAAATTCACGATCAAAAGATTCAAAAAGGAGATATGGTTATTATTTCACTCGCTTCTGCGAACAGAGATGAGAATGTTTTTGAGAATCCGGAAGAATTTAATATTACGAGAGAAAATAACCGCCATATTGCCTTTGGACATGGCAGTCATTTCTGTTTAGGAGCGCCACTTGCTAGGTTAGAAGCAAAGATTGCAATTTCTACTTTGTTAAAGCGTATGCCTACACTTCAAATAAAAGGTGGTCGTGAAAAAATTAAATGGCAAGGTAATTATTTAATGCGTTCTTTAGAGGAATTACCATTAACCTTCTAG
- a CDS encoding DUF1835 domain-containing protein: MVDKIEKVVHDMYEDEAKHLLQSILIQLDLLEENYSEDTIKYLMSIPKQLTSHTPKKNITESTHIHIAFDDSTAGCLKYMLNQEGLSEENVVSFSEFFSIGPIHQLHKNEGSLNRQQWLSTNLTSYDFYFEEEYLPSFMETLEKLHSIPAETPITIWRADNAHEHVGLCFVITQLKDKKNIRVMNTSETSRELLNRDYDIRGTGELAPESLAVIQKSFIELPYLTKENRVSLENEWNNLSNSTEFLRIWKDNDVHSVEEDYFDQSIIDCAKKIGADENFYTAPRVIGEALGHIEQLVGDTFLEYRLKELIKQEVFEMQGSLKEMRFYSVRLKN, from the coding sequence ATGGTAGATAAAATCGAGAAAGTTGTTCATGATATGTATGAAGATGAAGCAAAACATTTACTGCAAAGTATTCTTATACAATTAGATTTATTGGAAGAAAACTATAGCGAGGATACAATTAAATATTTAATGAGTATCCCTAAGCAATTAACGAGTCATACGCCTAAAAAGAATATAACTGAAAGCACACACATTCATATTGCTTTTGATGATTCAACAGCAGGATGCCTAAAATATATGTTAAATCAAGAGGGCCTATCTGAAGAGAATGTTGTTTCATTTTCAGAATTCTTTTCAATTGGTCCCATCCATCAATTACATAAGAATGAAGGCTCACTAAATAGACAACAATGGTTATCTACAAACTTAACATCTTATGATTTTTATTTTGAAGAAGAATACTTGCCGAGCTTTATGGAAACTTTAGAAAAACTACATTCTATTCCTGCTGAAACTCCTATTACAATTTGGAGGGCAGATAACGCTCATGAGCATGTAGGTCTTTGTTTTGTAATTACGCAATTAAAAGATAAGAAAAATATTCGTGTTATGAATACATCTGAAACGAGTAGAGAACTATTAAACAGAGATTATGACATACGTGGCACAGGAGAATTAGCACCAGAAAGTTTAGCGGTTATCCAAAAAAGTTTTATAGAATTACCATATTTAACTAAAGAGAACAGAGTAAGTCTTGAGAATGAATGGAATAATTTATCAAATAGTACAGAGTTTTTAAGAATTTGGAAAGATAATGATGTTCATTCAGTAGAAGAAGACTATTTTGATCAATCCATTATTGATTGCGCGAAAAAAATTGGAGCGGACGAAAATTTCTATACAGCACCAAGAGTAATTGGGGAAGCGCTTGGTCATATAGAACAATTAGTTGGAGATACTTTCCTCGAATATCGCTTAAAGGAATTAATTAAACAAGAAGTTTTTGAAATGCAGGGATCTTTAAAAGAAATGCGCTTTTACAGTGTAAGGCTGAAAAATTAA
- a CDS encoding Cof-type HAD-IIB family hydrolase: MKLIAIDLDGTLLSGNKVISKENAEAIRKCQEAGHIVAICTGRSIVDIERLLLEVNLECPIIAENGALIYKDQQMMKRYPIQNMQALEIVEYLEENGLYYQLYTDKGVYVPDYGVESVRSEIENVKKSKANVDLQELETIAALYLEHTAFHSAASCKPIVETDLHVHKLLPFSYDIEKLKKLKEKFQYNTDLAITSSYWHNLEINHRDAQKGNGLYTLSEHLNIPFENTVAIGDGLNDVSMMEKANMSIAMGNAVDKIKEMCQYETLSNEEHGVAHALYTYIMV, translated from the coding sequence ATGAAATTAATCGCAATTGATTTAGATGGAACTCTTCTTTCAGGGAATAAAGTGATTAGTAAAGAGAATGCAGAAGCAATTCGAAAGTGCCAAGAAGCTGGGCATATAGTAGCGATTTGTACGGGGCGTTCTATCGTTGATATTGAGCGACTTTTATTAGAAGTAAATTTAGAATGTCCAATTATTGCAGAGAATGGTGCGCTTATTTATAAAGATCAACAAATGATGAAGAGATATCCGATTCAAAATATGCAAGCGCTTGAGATTGTAGAATATCTTGAAGAGAACGGTTTGTATTATCAACTTTATACAGATAAAGGCGTATATGTTCCCGATTATGGAGTGGAAAGTGTGCGTAGTGAAATTGAGAATGTGAAGAAGTCGAAGGCGAATGTTGATTTACAAGAGCTAGAAACGATCGCGGCATTATATCTTGAGCATACAGCATTTCATAGCGCAGCAAGTTGTAAACCAATTGTAGAAACAGATTTACATGTGCATAAACTTTTACCATTCTCTTATGATATAGAGAAATTAAAAAAATTAAAAGAAAAATTTCAGTATAATACAGATTTAGCAATTACATCTTCATATTGGCATAACTTAGAGATTAACCATCGGGATGCTCAAAAAGGGAATGGCCTATATACTTTATCAGAGCATCTTAACATTCCATTCGAAAATACTGTAGCGATTGGCGATGGGTTAAATGATGTTTCAATGATGGAAAAAGCAAATATGTCGATTGCAATGGGAAATGCAGTAGATAAAATAAAAGAAATGTGCCAGTATGAGACGTTATCAAACGAAGAACATGGTGTTGCCCATGCTTTATATACGTATATTATGGTATAA
- a CDS encoding PadR family transcriptional regulator yields the protein MYVDILLLAELTTGPKHGYEIKKNIQNRLGENFELNHNMLYPALRRFEDMGAITKKIHQQVGKPNRNIYEITGTGEEIFYEMLRDFPEKIATNNTEFLVRVALFEKLDYEARKEILTIRQDMLQKQLIAIQSLEGVSSFITEVIEFSKSRIEHELNWIINLMKKI from the coding sequence ATGTATGTTGATATTTTATTACTTGCTGAATTAACGACGGGACCAAAACACGGCTACGAAATTAAGAAAAATATCCAAAATCGTCTAGGAGAAAATTTTGAATTAAACCATAACATGCTTTATCCTGCCCTTCGGCGCTTTGAAGATATGGGGGCTATAACGAAAAAGATTCATCAACAAGTCGGAAAACCTAACAGAAATATATATGAAATAACAGGCACAGGAGAAGAAATATTTTATGAGATGCTGAGAGATTTCCCTGAAAAGATCGCAACCAACAATACTGAATTTCTTGTACGTGTCGCGTTATTCGAAAAACTTGATTACGAAGCTAGAAAAGAAATTTTAACGATACGCCAAGACATGCTTCAAAAACAACTTATCGCTATCCAATCACTCGAAGGTGTCTCATCTTTTATTACAGAAGTTATTGAGTTTAGTAAATCACGTATTGAACATGAACTAAATTGGATCATAAATCTCATGAAAAAAATATAA
- a CDS encoding cytochrome P450, which yields MDSPENVILVHEISKLKKKEELWNPYVWYEHMRENHPVYYDQEQDVWNVFLYDDVNRVLSDYHLFSSRRERRQFSVPPLETRVNLNSSDPPEHRNVRSIVSKAFTPRSLQQWKPRIQAIANELVQHMENCSEVDIVEQFAAPLPVTVISDLLGVPTTDRKQIKDWSDILFMPYNKEKFNDLDKKKGVALNEFKAYLLPIVQEKRYNLTDDIISDLIRAEYEGERLSDEEIVTFSLGLLAAGNETTTNLIINSFYCFLVDAPGTYEELREQPELIPKAIEEVLRYRFPVTLARRITEDTNIFGTEMKKNQMIVTWVSAANLDEAKFSQASTFNLHRMGNEKHLTFGKGPHFCLGAPLARLEAEIALTTFIKKFKKIEMPPVFQLENCILENEQTLKHLPILLKK from the coding sequence ATGGATTCACCGGAAAATGTGATTTTAGTTCACGAAATTTCAAAGTTAAAAAAGAAAGAAGAGTTATGGAATCCGTATGTGTGGTATGAGCATATGAGAGAGAATCACCCTGTTTATTATGACCAAGAACAAGATGTATGGAATGTTTTTTTATATGATGATGTAAACCGTGTCTTATCAGATTATCACTTATTCTCAAGTAGAAGAGAGCGTAGACAATTTTCAGTTCCCCCTTTAGAAACAAGGGTGAATTTAAATTCTTCAGATCCACCAGAGCATCGTAACGTACGTTCCATTGTTTCTAAAGCTTTTACTCCAAGAAGCTTACAGCAATGGAAACCTCGAATACAAGCGATTGCAAATGAACTTGTACAACATATGGAAAATTGTAGTGAAGTTGATATTGTAGAACAGTTTGCTGCCCCTTTACCTGTAACCGTTATATCTGATTTATTAGGAGTCCCGACAACTGATCGAAAACAAATTAAAGATTGGTCTGATATTTTATTTATGCCATATAACAAAGAAAAATTTAACGATTTGGATAAGAAAAAAGGAGTCGCTTTAAATGAATTTAAAGCGTATCTTCTGCCAATCGTTCAAGAAAAACGGTACAACTTAACAGATGATATCATTTCCGATTTAATTCGAGCTGAGTATGAAGGGGAAAGGTTATCCGATGAAGAAATCGTGACTTTTTCATTAGGATTGTTAGCTGCTGGAAATGAAACAACGACAAATTTAATTATTAATAGTTTTTATTGTTTCTTAGTCGATGCACCAGGAACGTATGAAGAGCTAAGAGAACAGCCAGAGTTAATACCAAAAGCGATAGAAGAAGTATTACGTTATCGCTTTCCAGTTACATTAGCCCGGAGGATTACAGAAGATACAAACATATTTGGAACTGAAATGAAAAAAAATCAAATGATTGTTACGTGGGTAAGTGCAGCGAATTTGGATGAGGCGAAGTTCTCACAAGCTTCTACATTTAATTTGCATCGCATGGGGAATGAAAAGCATTTAACATTTGGAAAAGGTCCACATTTTTGTTTAGGAGCACCACTTGCACGTTTAGAAGCTGAAATAGCGTTAACTACATTTATAAAGAAATTTAAAAAAATCGAAATGCCCCCAGTTTTTCAATTAGAAAATTGTATACTGGAAAATGAGCAAACATTAAAGCATTTACCAATCCTTTTGAAAAAATAA